One Notolabrus celidotus isolate fNotCel1 chromosome 18, fNotCel1.pri, whole genome shotgun sequence DNA window includes the following coding sequences:
- the anxa11b gene encoding annexin A11b, giving the protein MSYPGYPPQSGGYPPQAGGYPPQPGAYPPQAGGYPPAGGGYPPAAGGYPPAAGGYPPQAGGYPPQAGGYPPQAGGFPPAAGGYPPAAGGFPPQAGGYPAQPGGFPPQAGGYPAQSGAGGYPAQSGAGGYPAQSGAGGYPSQQPAAGGWGAAPGGYGAPGGAQQGYPGGPAPGQPMPSYPGAPATNPSMPGYGSGVPSHPQAPAIPKGFRGTIKDFPGADPLRDVEVLRKAMKGFGTDESAIIELLGSRSNKQRVPMVAGYKTTYGKDLVHDLKSELTGNFEKLVLAMMMSPSHFDASELREAIKGAGTDEACLIEILSSRSNAEILEINRIYKSEYGKTLEDAITSDTSGHFRRLLVSLSQGNRDERETVDIALAKQDAQKLYAAGENKVGTDESQFNAILCARSKPHLRAVFQEYQQMCGRDIEKSICREMSGNVESGMVAVVKCIRNTPAYFAERLHKAMQGAGTKDTTLIRIMVSRSERDMLDIRQAYVQTYGKSLYTHISGDTSGDYKKLLLKLCGGSD; this is encoded by the exons ATGAGCTACCCAGGATACCCTCCACAGTCGGGCGGATACCCACCCCAGGCAGGGGGCTACCCCCCTCAACCCGGTGCATATCCACCCCAGGCAGGAGGCTACCCTCCAGCAGGCGGCGGATACCCACCAGCAGCCGGCGGCTACCCTCCAGCAGCGGGCGGCTACCCCCCACAGGCAGGCGGATACCCCCCACAGGCCGGAGGTTACCCACCCCAGGCTGGTGGGTTCCCTCCTGCAGCTGGCGGTTACCCACCAGCAGCAGGGGGCTTCCCTCCCCAGGCGGGTGGCTACCCTGCACAACCTGGAGGCTTCCCTCCTCAGGCAGGAGGATACCCAGCACAGTCTGGAGCAGGAGGATACCCAGCACAGTCTGGAGCAGGAGGATACCCAGCACAGTCTGGAGCAGGTGGATATCCCTCCCAGCAGCCAGCAG CTGGAGGCTGGGGTGCAGCACCAGGCGGCTACGGAGCG ccaggAGGGGCTCAGCAGGGATACCCTGGGGGCCCCGCTCCAGGCCAGCCCATGCCAAGCTACCCCGGAGCCCCCGCCACTAATCCCTCCATGCCTGGATATGGAAGCGGAGTGCCATCCCACCCTCAGGCACCTGCTATTCCT aAAGGTTTCAGAGGAACAATTAAAGATTTCCCAGGGGCTGATCCACTGAGAGATGTTGAAGTTCTTCGGAAAGCCATGAAGGGTTTTG GCACTGATGAAAGTGCCATTATCGAACTCCTTGGAAGTCGCAGCAACAAGCAGAGGGTTCCAATGGTAGCAGGCTACAAAACAACCTATGGAAAG GATTTAGTCCACGATCTGAAGTCAGAGCTGACTGGAAACTTTGAGAAGCTGGTTCTCGCGATGATGATGAGCCCCTCACACTTTGATGCCTCTGAGCTCAGAGAGGCTATAAAG GGTGCAGGAACTGATGAAGCATGTCTGATTGAGATTCTTTCATCCCGCTCGAATGCTGAGATTCTTGAAATCAACAGAATCTACAAATCTG AATACGGGAAGACACTGGAGGACGCGATCACCAGCGACACCTCCGGTCACTTCCGCAGACTCCTCGTCTCTCTCAGTCAG gGAAACCGTGACGAAAGGGAGACCGTAGACATCGCCCTAGCCAAACAGGACGCTCAG aaactGTATGCAGCCGGGGAGAACAAAGTGGGGactgatgagtctcagtttaATGCTATCCTGTGTGCTCGCAGCAAGCCTCACCTCAGAGCAG TCTTCCAGGAGTACCAGCAGATGTGCGGCAGAGACATTGAGAAGAGCATCTGCAGGGAAATGTCTGGAAATGTGGAGTCTGGCATGGTGGCTGTGG TGAAATGCATCAGGAACACCCCTGCCTACTTTGCGGAAAGGCTCCACAAAGCCATGCAG GGAGCGGGGACCAAGGACACAACCCTTATCCGGATTATGGTGTCCCGCTCTGAGAGAGACATGTTGGACATCAGACAGGCGTATGTGCAGACTTATGGGAAATCACTGTACACTCACATCTCA GGTGATACCTCCGGGGATTACAAGAAGCTGCTACTGAAGCTGTGCGGAGGTAGCgactaa